One Chiloscyllium plagiosum isolate BGI_BamShark_2017 chromosome 12, ASM401019v2, whole genome shotgun sequence DNA window includes the following coding sequences:
- the LOC122555266 gene encoding NXPE family member 3-like isoform X2: protein MEYYAHGTPIRILPVSNQDLPFIANKLDEIKGGKNTVVAFTIWCHFNTFPVEPYIRRLQNIRRSILRLLERSPDTLVVIKTANVQALPREVSLYNSDWYSYQLDLVMRKMFEGINVAFVDAWEMTIAHYLPHELHPKRIIIKNEVDVFLSYVCPL from the exons ATGGAATACTATGCTCATGGAACACCGATCCGAATCCTCCCCGTATCAAATCAAGATCTGCCATTCATCGCAAATAAACTGGATGAGATTAAAGGTGGAAAGAACACTGTTGTAGCCTTCACCATTTGGTGTCATTTCAACACTTTCCCAGTTGAACCATACATCCGCAGGCTCCAGAACATCCGCAGGTCAATTCTACGATTGCTGGAAAGGAGCCCAGATACACTGGTTGTAATAAAGACTGCCAATGTCCAGGCCCTTCCGCGGGAGGTCAGTCTCTACAACAGTGACTGGTATTCCTATCAACTTGACTtagtgatgagaaagatgtttgaGGGCATCAAC GTGGCATTTGTGGATGCCTGGGAGATGACAATAGCACATTACCTACCTCATGAATTACATCCCAAAAGAATCATTATAAAAAATGAAGTAGATGTATTTCTTTCATATGTGTGTCCTTTATGA
- the LOC122555266 gene encoding NXPE family member 3-like isoform X4 — translation MEYYAHGTPIRILPVSNQDLPFIANKLDEIKGGKNTVVAFTIWCHFNTFPVEPYIRRLQNIRRSILRLLERSPDTLVVIKTANVQALPREVSLYNSDWYSYQLDLVMRKMFEGINVAFVDAWEMTIAHYLPHELHPKRIIIKNEVDVFLSYVCPL, via the exons ATGGAATACTATGCTCATGGAACACCGATCCGAATCCTCCCCGTATCAAATCAAGATCTGCCATTCATCGCAAATAAACTGGATGAGATTAAAGGTGGAAAGAACACTGTTGTAGCCTTCACCATTTGGTGTCATTTCAACACTTTCCCAGTTGAACCATACATCCGCAGGCTCCAGAACATCCGCAGGTCAATTCTACGATTGCTGGAAAGGAGCCCAGATACACTGGTTGTAATAAAGACTGCCAATGTCCAGGCCCTTCCGCGGGAGGTCAGTCTCTACAACAGTGACTGGTATTC CTATCAACTTGACTtagtgatgagaaagatgtttgaGGGCATCAATGTGGCATTTGTGGATGCCTGGGAGATGACAATAGCACATTACCTACCTCATGAATTACATCCCAAAAGAATCATTATAAAAAATGAAGTAGATGTATTTCTTTCATATGTGTGTCCTTTATGA
- the LOC122555266 gene encoding NXPE family member 3-like isoform X1: protein MEYYAHGTPIRILPVSNQDLPFIANKLDEIKGGKNTVVAFTIWCHFNTFPVEPYIRRLQNIRRSILRLLERSPDTLVVIKTANVQALPREVSLYNSDWYSYQLDLVMRKMFEGINVAFVDAWEMTIAHYLPHELHPKRIIIKNEVDVFLSYVCPL, encoded by the exons ATGGAATACTATGCTCATGGAACACCGATCCGAATCCTCCCCGTATCAAATCAAGATCTGCCATTCATCGCAAATAAACTGGATGAGATTAAAGGTGGAAAGAACACTGTTGTAGCCTTCACCATTTGGTGTCATTTCAACACTTTCCCAGTTGAACCATACATCCGCAGGCTCCAGAACATCCGCAGGTCAATTCTACGATTGCTGGAAAGGAGCCCAGATACACTGGTTGTAATAAAGACTGCCAATGTCCAGGCCCTTCCGCGGGAGGTCAGTCTCTACAACAGTGACTGGTATTCCTATCAACTTGACTtagtgatgagaaagatgtttgaGGGCATCAACGTGGCAT TTGTGGATGCCTGGGAGATGACAATAGCACATTACCTACCTCATGAATTACATCCCAAAAGAATCATTATAAAAAATGAAGTAGATGTATTTCTTTCATATGTGTGTCCTTTATGA
- the LOC122555266 gene encoding NXPE family member 3-like isoform X3 → MEYYAHGTPIRILPVSNQDLPFIANKLDEIKGGKNTVVAFTIWCHFNTFPVEPYIRRLQNIRRSILRLLERSPDTLVVIKTANVQALPREVSLYNSDWYSYQLDLVMRKMFEGINVAFVDAWEMTIAHYLPHELHPKRIIIKNEVDVFLSYVCPL, encoded by the exons ATGGAATACTATGCTCATGGAACACCGATCCGAATCCTCCCCGTATCAAATCAAGATCTGCCATTCATCGCAAATAAACTGGATGAGATTAAAGGTGGAAAGAACACTGTTGTAGCCTTCACCATTTGGTGTCATTTCAACACTTTCCCAGTTGAACCATACATCCGCAGGCTCCAGAACATCCGCAGGTCAATTCTACGATTGCTGGAAAGGAGCCCAGATACACTG GTTGTAATAAAGACTGCCAATGTCCAGGCCCTTCCGCGGGAGGTCAGTCTCTACAACAGTGACTGGTATTCCTATCAACTTGACTtagtgatgagaaagatgtttgaGGGCATCAATGTGGCATTTGTGGATGCCTGGGAGATGACAATAGCACATTACCTACCTCATGAATTACATCCCAAAAGAATCATTATAAAAAATGAAGTAGATGTATTTCTTTCATATGTGTGTCCTTTATGA